The Deltaproteobacteria bacterium genome has a segment encoding these proteins:
- a CDS encoding RNA-binding protein codes for RGGGGGGGYGGGGGGGGGYGGGGGGGGNW; via the coding sequence ACGTGGCGGCGGCGGCGGCGGTGGCTACGGCGGTGGCGGCGGCGGCGGCGGTGGTTACGGCGGCGGTGGCGGCGGCGGCGGCAACTGGTAA